A genomic region of Miscanthus floridulus cultivar M001 chromosome 3, ASM1932011v1, whole genome shotgun sequence contains the following coding sequences:
- the LOC136543397 gene encoding uncharacterized protein, with protein sequence MVETDAERQAREEREERACKTEANRIAALDAYEAKYATVHAAAIAVLNIKVLVPLVLDRAADNYNRWRSMFLIVLGKYALTDHILSNVVNADQPPWVQMNCTMLTWIYCTIHADLQLSTMNRKPNARGAWTYLENEFLGQRESRALLLSAEFRMAKQGSASITDFCRRLETMAATLSDFDDPIGDRTLVLTLLRGLNGKFRPMVSNL encoded by the coding sequence ATGGTCGAAACCGACGCCGAACGCCAGGCTCGCGAGGAGCGCGAGGAGCGCGCCTGCAAGACGGAGGCCAATCGCATTGCGGCTCTCGATGCGTACGAGGCCAAGTACGCCACCGTCCATGCTGCGGCCATCGCCGTCCTCAACATCAAGGTCCTTGTGCCCCTGGTGTTGGATCGCGCCGCCGACAACTATAACCGGTGGCGGTCCATGTTCCTCATTGTCCTAGGCAAGTATGCCCTAACGGACCACATCCTCTCCAACGTCGTCAACGCCGATCAACCGCCGTGGGTGCAGATGAACTGCACCATGCTCACTTGGATCTACTGCACCATCCACGCCGATCTCCAGTTGTCGACGATGAACCGCAAGCCGAACGCGCGTGGCGCGTGGACCTACCTCGAGAACGAGTTCCTCGGCCAGCGCGAATCGCGCGCCCTACTGCTCTCAGCGGAGTTCCGCATGGCAAAACAAGGGTCGGCCTCCATCACCGACTTCTGCCGCCGTCTTGAAACGATGGCAGCAACCCTCAGTGACTTCGACGATCCGATCGGGGATCGGACCTTGGTCCTCACTCTCCTTCGTGGGCTCAATGGCAAGTTTCGGCCCATGGTCTCCAACCTCTAG
- the LOC136545318 gene encoding germin-like protein 5-1 — translation MAIPSPLHPLAIVVVVAAMLVLLPSPSLAGDADLLQDICVADLTSTVKVNGFACKAGAVTSDDFYFKGLAVAGNTSATPYGSVVTAANVVQVPGLNTLGVSLSRIDYAPGGVNPPHTHPRATEMVFVLQGTLDVGFVTAAGNRLVAKILAAGDVFVFPRGLVHFQRNAGDAPAAVVAAFNSQLPGTQSLAAAVFAAEPEVPDAVLTKAFQVGTKEVEKIKARLAPKKG, via the exons ATGGCCATTCCTTCTCCGTTGCATCCACTCGCCATCGTCGTCGTTGTCGCCGCCATGCTCGTCCTCCTTCCCTCCCCGTCCCTCGCCGGCGACGCCGACCTGCTCCAGGACATCTGCGTCGCGGATCTCACGTCCA CCGTGAAGGTGAACGGGTTCGCCTGCAAGGCCGGCGCCGTAACATCGGACGATTTCTACTTCAAAggcctcgccgtcgccggcaACACCAGCGCCACCCCCTACGGCTCCGTGGTCACCGCGGCCAACGTGGTCCAGGTGCCCGGCCTGAACACGCTGGGCGTCTCCCTCTCCCGGATCGACTACGCGCCGGGCGGGGTGAACCCGCCGCACACGCACCCGCGCGCCACGGAGATGGTGTTCGTGCTGCAGGGCACGCTGGACGTGGGCTTCGTCACCGCAGCCGGCAACCGGCTCGTCGCCAAGATCCTGGCGGCGGGCGACGTGTTCGTGTTCCCGCGCGGGCTGGTCCACTTCCAGCGGAACGCCGGggacgcgcccgccgccgtcgtcgcggcGTTCAACAGCCAGCTGCCTGGGACGCAGTCGCTCGCCGCGGCGGTGTTCGCGGCCGAGCCCGAGGTGCCGGACGCCGTGCTGACGAAGGCGTTCCAGGTCGGTACCAAGGAGGTGGAGAAAATCAAGGCTAGACTTGCACCCAAAAAGGGCTGA
- the LOC136543396 gene encoding uncharacterized protein, protein MTNGSEMGDSNGTAVAADPLPEVVVRMVREVSGTNDMSALEAILVAIPAEYREPLGAKSFAKEVWEAIVEIRVGSDRAKKVTAQFLKQEYANLKFKDGEMEDFFGEEEADRPQRLPALRETGHWARECPNRKQEKKAEAHLVQANDDNEATILMAMFYALHDVEAEEKEEVAMVEGPGKALKAVNLDEPHAQVHLGRVSADQEKRWYLDSSASNHMTGSKASFSELDDDVTGTVKFGDGSRVAIQGCGTIILRCQNGSTAR, encoded by the exons atgacgaatGGTTCGGAGATGGGTGACAGCaatggcactgctgtggctgccgaCCCACtaccggaggtcgttgttcgtatggtgcgggaggtcagcggcacca atgacatgtcagcgttggaggctatcctcgttgctataccggcggagtacagggagccgttgggggcgaaaagCTTTGCAAAGGAGGTGTGGGAGGCTATTGTGGAAatacgcgtcggttccgaccgtgcAAAGAAGGTGACGGCCCAgtttctgaagcaggagtatgccaatctcaagttcaaggatggtgaaatg GAagacttcttcggagaagaagaagcagatcgaccccaacgcctgccggcgctgcgggagacaggccattgggcacgggagtgcccaaatcgcaagcaggagaagaaggctgaggctcatctggtgcAAGCTAATGATGATAATGAGGCCACTATCTTGATGGCgatgttctatgcactgcacgacgtcgaggccgaggagaaggaagaggtggcgatggtggaaggacctgggaaggctctgaaggctgtcaacctcgacgaaccacacgcccaagtccacctcggacgtgtgagCGCCGACCAGGAgaagcggtggtatctggactctagtgcgagcaaccacatgacgggctccaaggcatccttctccgagctcgacgacgatgttaccggtacagtgaagtttggtgacggctcacgggtggcaatccaagggtgcggcaccatcatcttaaGGTGCCAAAACGGGAGCActgcgcgctaa